The following proteins are co-located in the Cryptosporangium phraense genome:
- a CDS encoding DUF3052 domain-containing protein yields MTSGYSGYSGTPLPRKLGVKSGHRVLLDGAPPSFALEPLPDDVSVDRGPADGEPYDVALVFCPDADALQARWPVVHPRTTSAGALWVAWPKGRREFGENAVREYGLTHGRVDTKVCAIDATWSGLKFVIRVADR; encoded by the coding sequence GTGACCTCCGGCTACTCGGGCTACAGTGGCACGCCGTTGCCTCGCAAGCTGGGGGTGAAATCCGGCCACCGTGTCCTGCTCGACGGCGCACCTCCGTCGTTCGCGCTGGAGCCCCTTCCGGACGACGTCAGCGTCGACCGCGGGCCCGCCGACGGCGAGCCCTACGACGTCGCCCTGGTCTTCTGTCCGGACGCGGACGCGCTGCAGGCGCGCTGGCCGGTCGTGCACCCGCGGACGACGAGCGCGGGAGCGCTCTGGGTCGCCTGGCCGAAGGGGCGCCGGGAGTTCGGGGAGAACGCCGTCCGCGAGTACGGGCTGACCCACGGGCGGGTCGACACGAAGGTCTGCGCGATCGACGCGACCTGGTCGGGGCTGAAGTTCGTGATCCGGGTGGCCGATCGGTGA